A genomic stretch from Croceibacterium aestuarii includes:
- a CDS encoding CcdC protein domain-containing protein, with translation MQNQAAQPGGLISYIVPIIVVIIVMALRMRRMRNLRPLRLETLWIVPVLYGAVVTMLFVTHPPTVVGWALVAVALLAGGALGWQRGKLMEIHVDPETHELGQKASLAGMLFLVSLIAVRYVARMVGGDFHMDVNALVNTLAALALGMFTMQRIEMYLRAKRLLEEARASRAS, from the coding sequence ATGCAGAATCAGGCCGCACAGCCCGGCGGGCTGATAAGCTACATCGTCCCGATCATCGTCGTCATCATCGTCATGGCGCTGCGGATGCGGCGGATGCGCAATTTGCGACCTCTCCGGCTCGAGACGCTGTGGATCGTCCCGGTGCTCTACGGCGCGGTGGTGACGATGCTGTTCGTCACCCACCCGCCCACGGTGGTGGGCTGGGCGCTAGTAGCGGTCGCGCTGCTCGCCGGCGGAGCGCTCGGCTGGCAGCGGGGCAAGCTGATGGAGATCCACGTCGACCCCGAGACCCACGAACTCGGCCAGAAGGCTTCGCTCGCGGGGATGCTGTTCCTCGTCAGCCTTATCGCCGTGCGCTATGTCGCACGGATGGTCGGCGGAGATTTTCACATGGACGTCAATGCGCTGGTCAACACGCTCGCCGCGCTAGCGCTCGGCATGTTCACCATGCAGCGGATCGAGATGTACCTGCGGGCAAAGCGGCTGCTCGAGGAGGCGCGGGCGAGCCGCGCCTCCTGA
- the gcvPB gene encoding aminomethyl-transferring glycine dehydrogenase subunit GcvPB produces the protein MNAPNTSGWKPGTPEAPEGASGIETVTGNRGLMLEEPLIFEIGGTGTCGVDLPEPSSGANRLGGLGRAESFGLPGLSEPETVRHYTRLSRQNYAIDCGIFPLGSCTMKHNPRLNEKIARMPGFADLHPLQPESTVQGALGVIDELAHWLVTLTGMAGVAMSPKAGAHGELCGILTIRAALEARGDARSVILVPESAHGTNPATAAFAGYRVENIPATAAGRVDLGALVARLGADVAAVMITNPNTCGLFEREMKAISDAVHAAGAFVYCDGANFNAIVGRVRPGDLGVDAMHINLHKTFSTPHGGGGPGSGPVVLSEALMPFAPLPFVRRSAAGLELIEEEDGTDAAPQSLGRLAAFHGQMGMFTRALAYILSHGADGLRQVSGDAVLNANYILRSCEDVLFAPFGASGPCMHEALFGDKGFAEEIATLDLAKALIDEGFHPMTMYFPLVVHGAMLVEPTECESKATLDQFILALRSVAERCRAGDESLHQAPQLAPRRRLDETLAARKPVLAWEEAE, from the coding sequence ATGAACGCGCCCAACACCAGCGGCTGGAAGCCGGGAACGCCCGAAGCGCCGGAGGGGGCGAGCGGGATCGAGACCGTGACCGGCAACCGCGGGCTGATGCTCGAAGAGCCGCTGATCTTCGAGATCGGCGGGACCGGCACTTGCGGTGTCGACCTTCCCGAGCCGTCCTCCGGCGCGAACCGCCTCGGCGGTCTGGGCCGCGCCGAAAGCTTCGGCTTGCCCGGCCTGTCCGAGCCCGAGACCGTGCGCCACTACACGCGCCTCAGCCGCCAGAACTATGCCATCGACTGCGGCATTTTCCCGCTCGGCTCCTGCACGATGAAGCACAACCCGCGCCTCAACGAGAAGATCGCGCGCATGCCCGGCTTCGCCGATCTGCATCCGCTGCAGCCCGAATCGACGGTCCAGGGCGCGCTCGGGGTGATCGACGAACTGGCGCACTGGCTGGTCACCCTCACCGGCATGGCGGGGGTGGCGATGAGTCCCAAGGCCGGCGCACACGGCGAGCTGTGCGGCATCCTCACCATCCGCGCCGCGCTCGAGGCGCGCGGCGATGCCCGCTCGGTCATTCTCGTTCCGGAGAGCGCGCATGGCACCAACCCGGCGACCGCCGCCTTCGCCGGCTACCGGGTCGAGAACATCCCCGCCACAGCCGCCGGTCGGGTCGACCTGGGTGCGCTTGTGGCGCGTCTGGGTGCCGATGTGGCCGCGGTAATGATCACAAATCCCAACACCTGCGGGCTGTTCGAGCGCGAAATGAAGGCGATTTCCGACGCGGTCCACGCCGCCGGGGCCTTCGTCTACTGCGACGGCGCCAATTTCAACGCCATCGTCGGCCGGGTCCGACCGGGCGATCTCGGCGTCGATGCCATGCACATCAACCTGCACAAGACCTTCTCCACCCCCCACGGCGGCGGCGGCCCGGGTTCGGGGCCTGTGGTGCTGAGCGAAGCGCTGATGCCGTTCGCGCCGCTTCCCTTCGTCCGCAGGTCCGCCGCCGGACTCGAACTGATCGAGGAGGAGGACGGCACCGATGCCGCACCGCAGAGCCTAGGCCGATTGGCCGCCTTCCATGGCCAGATGGGCATGTTCACCCGCGCACTGGCCTATATCCTCAGCCATGGAGCCGACGGGCTGCGGCAGGTCTCGGGCGACGCCGTGCTCAATGCCAACTATATCCTCAGAAGCTGCGAGGACGTGCTCTTCGCGCCCTTCGGCGCCAGCGGGCCGTGCATGCACGAGGCGCTGTTCGGCGACAAGGGATTTGCCGAGGAAATTGCCACACTCGATCTCGCCAAAGCATTGATTGACGAGGGGTTTCACCCGATGACCATGTACTTCCCGCTGGTCGTTCACGGGGCCATGCTGGTCGAGCCGACCGAGTGCGAGAGCAAGGCGACGCTCGACCAGTTCATCCTCGCGCTGCGCTCGGTCGCCGAACGCTGCCGCGCGGGCGACGAGAGCCTGCACCAAGCGCCGCAACTCGCTCCCCGCCGCCGCCTTGACGAGACGCTGGCCGCGAGGAAGCCGGTGCTGGCGTGGGAGGAAGCGGAGTAG
- the gcvPA gene encoding aminomethyl-transferring glycine dehydrogenase subunit GcvPA, producing the protein MRYLPLTDTDRAAMLDVIGAPTIDALFADVPAEHYLDGPIDGLPPHASEMTVERHMRALSKQNLAAADAPFFLGAGAYRHHIPASVDHLIQRGEFLTAYTPYQPEIAQGTLQMLFEFQSQVARLLGCAVANASMYDGSTACWEAIAMAGRVTRRSKAIISNGLHPHYVSTAQTMAKFDGHQVDYALPTLSAETDFAALADAVDGETGCVVVQYPDILGRIGDMTALADACREAGALLVAVVTEPVALGALKSPGEMGADIVVGEGQALGVGLQFGGPYLGLFAVRDPKHVRQMPGRLCGETVDAEGKRGFVLTLSTREQHIRREKATSNICTNAGLCALAFSIHMTLLGEKGLRALAAENHRLACRTADRLAQVPGVEVLNTAFFNEFTVRLPVETRPLVRELAEKGVLAGVSLGRLYPDGEGRENGIVLAVTETVTEEDIEALASALQECLA; encoded by the coding sequence ATGCGCTACCTCCCCCTCACGGACACCGACCGCGCGGCGATGCTCGATGTCATCGGCGCGCCGACCATCGATGCCCTGTTCGCCGACGTTCCGGCCGAGCACTATCTCGATGGCCCGATCGACGGCCTGCCCCCGCACGCCAGCGAGATGACGGTCGAGCGGCACATGCGCGCGCTCTCCAAGCAGAACCTTGCGGCAGCCGACGCGCCGTTCTTCCTCGGCGCGGGAGCCTACCGCCACCATATCCCGGCGAGCGTCGACCACCTGATCCAGCGCGGCGAGTTCCTCACCGCCTACACGCCCTACCAGCCCGAAATCGCCCAGGGCACGCTGCAGATGCTGTTCGAGTTCCAGAGCCAGGTCGCGCGGCTGCTGGGCTGCGCGGTGGCCAACGCTTCGATGTACGACGGCTCGACCGCGTGCTGGGAAGCGATCGCCATGGCCGGGCGGGTGACCAGGCGCAGCAAAGCAATCATCTCCAACGGATTGCACCCGCACTATGTCTCGACCGCGCAGACGATGGCCAAGTTCGACGGTCACCAGGTCGACTACGCACTGCCGACGCTGAGCGCCGAGACCGATTTCGCCGCGCTGGCGGATGCCGTGGACGGCGAGACCGGCTGCGTCGTGGTACAATATCCCGACATCCTCGGGCGCATCGGCGACATGACCGCGCTGGCCGATGCCTGCCGCGAAGCGGGCGCGCTGCTCGTCGCGGTGGTGACCGAGCCGGTCGCGCTGGGGGCGCTCAAATCGCCCGGCGAGATGGGCGCCGATATCGTCGTCGGCGAAGGCCAGGCATTGGGCGTCGGGCTGCAGTTCGGCGGGCCCTATCTCGGCCTGTTTGCGGTGCGCGACCCGAAGCACGTACGGCAGATGCCCGGGCGGCTGTGCGGCGAGACGGTCGATGCCGAGGGCAAGCGCGGCTTCGTCCTCACGCTCTCGACTCGCGAACAGCACATCCGCCGCGAGAAGGCGACGAGCAACATCTGCACCAATGCCGGCCTGTGCGCGCTGGCCTTCTCGATCCACATGACGCTGCTCGGCGAAAAGGGCCTGCGCGCGCTCGCGGCCGAGAACCACCGCCTCGCCTGCCGGACAGCCGACCGGCTCGCGCAAGTGCCGGGGGTGGAGGTGCTCAATACGGCGTTCTTCAACGAGTTTACCGTGCGCCTGCCGGTCGAAACCCGCCCGCTGGTGCGCGAACTGGCGGAGAAGGGCGTGCTCGCGGGCGTCTCGCTCGGCCGCCTCTACCCCGATGGCGAAGGGCGCGAGAACGGCATCGTGCTCGCCGTGACCGAAACCGTGACCGAAGAGGATATCGAGGCCCTGGCCTCCGCCCTGCAGGAGTGCCTGGCATGA
- the gcvH gene encoding glycine cleavage system protein GcvH — MPRYFTEDHEWIDVDGDAATIGITDYAQEQLGDIVFVEVPAAGDSLAKGKEAAVVESVKAASDVYSPVSGIVTEGNAALEDDPALVNTAPETDGWFYKLTVSDAAELEGLMDEAAYKDFVASL, encoded by the coding sequence ATGCCGCGTTACTTTACCGAGGACCATGAATGGATCGATGTCGACGGCGACGCCGCCACCATCGGCATCACCGACTATGCGCAGGAGCAGCTCGGCGACATCGTCTTCGTCGAGGTCCCCGCGGCCGGCGACAGCCTTGCCAAAGGCAAGGAAGCCGCGGTGGTCGAGAGCGTCAAGGCGGCGAGCGACGTCTATTCGCCGGTCAGCGGCATCGTGACCGAAGGCAACGCCGCGCTCGAGGACGACCCCGCGCTGGTCAACACCGCGCCCGAGACCGACGGCTGGTTCTACAAGCTGACGGTGTCCGACGCCGCGGAGCTCGAAGGCCTGATGGACGAGGCGGCGTACAAGGATTTCGTGGCCTCGCTCTGA
- the gcvT gene encoding glycine cleavage system aminomethyltransferase GcvT has product MSEDQAPATLEKLPLDAWHRAHGARMVGFAGYAMPIQYEGILAEHEWTRSHAGLFDVSHMGQLMVTGAGAAAALEALLPADVSSLKPGKVRYSLLLGEDGGILDDLMVTNLTRWIEGDEEAGTQGHWGEPAYYLVVNGATKWDDIGHLREFLPDEIGLNHLDERALLALQGPDAATALERAMRGITADFGFMEAKRWAFGELDLIVTRSGYTGEDGFEISVAASQAEQLAGRLMAELEIKPAGLGARDSLRLEAGLPLYGHDLSDETDPVSAGLAFAIGKTRRKTGGFPGAERIDKLLEEGTPTRRVGLALEGRMAAREGAGVFAGDRQVGTVTSGGFAPTLGHPIAMAYVDAAHSSEGTQLELEVRGKRLPARVVPMPFVPHRYFRKGAA; this is encoded by the coding sequence ATGAGCGAAGACCAGGCCCCCGCAACCCTCGAAAAGCTTCCGCTCGATGCCTGGCACCGCGCCCACGGCGCGCGCATGGTCGGTTTCGCCGGCTACGCTATGCCGATCCAGTACGAAGGCATTCTCGCCGAGCACGAATGGACCCGCAGCCACGCCGGGCTGTTCGACGTCAGCCACATGGGCCAGCTCATGGTCACCGGTGCCGGCGCGGCCGCCGCGCTCGAAGCCTTGCTTCCGGCCGACGTCTCGTCGCTCAAGCCCGGCAAGGTGCGCTATTCGCTGCTGCTGGGCGAGGACGGCGGCATTCTCGACGATCTGATGGTCACCAATCTTACCCGCTGGATCGAAGGCGACGAGGAGGCGGGCACCCAAGGGCACTGGGGCGAACCGGCCTATTACCTCGTCGTCAACGGTGCGACCAAGTGGGACGATATCGGCCACTTGCGCGAGTTCCTGCCCGACGAGATCGGCCTCAACCATCTCGACGAGCGCGCGCTGCTGGCTTTGCAGGGGCCCGATGCGGCGACCGCTCTCGAGCGCGCGATGCGCGGGATTACCGCCGATTTCGGCTTCATGGAGGCCAAGCGCTGGGCCTTCGGCGAGCTCGATTTGATCGTCACCCGCTCGGGCTATACCGGCGAAGACGGGTTCGAGATCTCGGTCGCTGCGAGCCAAGCCGAACAGCTCGCCGGGCGGTTGATGGCCGAGCTGGAAATCAAGCCGGCCGGTCTCGGCGCGCGCGATTCGCTGCGGCTCGAGGCCGGGCTGCCGCTCTACGGCCACGACCTTTCGGATGAAACCGACCCGGTCAGCGCCGGGCTCGCATTCGCCATCGGCAAGACGCGGCGCAAGACCGGCGGCTTTCCCGGCGCCGAACGCATCGACAAGCTTCTCGAAGAGGGTACGCCGACCCGCCGCGTCGGCCTCGCGCTCGAAGGCCGCATGGCCGCGCGCGAAGGGGCCGGCGTCTTTGCGGGGGACCGCCAGGTCGGCACGGTTACCAGCGGCGGCTTCGCTCCAACGCTCGGGCATCCGATTGCGATGGCTTACGTCGACGCTGCCCATTCGTCTGAGGGCACCCAACTCGAACTCGAAGTGCGCGGCAAACGCTTGCCCGCCCGGGTCGTCCCGATGCCTTTCGTTCCGCACCGCTATTTCCGCAAAGGAGCCGCCTGA